In Canis lupus baileyi chromosome 19, mCanLup2.hap1, whole genome shotgun sequence, the sequence GCCTGTTTTCCTGTTCAAAATGTATGTGATAGTTTTTGTGAAGCTGAAACCCCTGGGTCCTGGAGGGAAATTGGCCCACAGTGGAGAGGGACCGTCTGACCTCTGATAGTCCCTGCTTCTCCTGACACTAGCTTCACAGAATAGCCAGCTCCTGTACCCCAGCCCAGAGTCCTGTCCTGTACCCCAGGACAAGGTGGGCCAAGGGGCTGTCTGGACCAAAGGTGGAAGGGGCCCTAGGTGGCTGCTCTGGCCCAGGCATGAGTACCTCGGTGTTCCCTGTCCCTCTCTTAGTATCTCACCAGCTCTGTCTTAGCTTTGTACCTGTTGACGTGTTTCTGAGAGTCTAGGGTCTGCACCTTTGTATATAATAAATGCAAACATTTGGGGCCACTGCCTCCTTTCTTCAGAGCCTTGGCTTCTGAGACTGGGCATTAATTAGGCCAGGTATCATCCTCATCCGACTCTTGGATTTCCATGTTTTCCCATCTTTCCTGGGCTCAGACATCTGACCATCCTGCTGGGGAGGGTGAAGGACAAAGACTGCCATTCTCTatggccccctccccaggcccctgagtGTGGGCAGAGGTGCAGAAGGCTCTAAGGCTGCCAAGGAGGGTAGAGGTGAGTGGCCACtcaatgctgtgtgtgtgtgtagggggtctTTATTAGTTAGACTTTCCTTCTTGGACTATTGCCCAGGTGTGGCCAGGGAGAGCCCATACAGTGTGGCTATTGCCAAGGTGAGGAAGGCCAGCAGGCCCAGTGGGGCCAGCAATCCCTCCCTGGGTGAGGCTTCAGGGCCCTCCATGGGAGGAAGGGTCTTGGGCTTCCTGCCCCTGCCAATGTTAGGACTAGTGTCCCTGGCTCTAGCCAGGGGTATAGTGGCTGTGGTGGCAGATGGTGTTGGGTTGGTTCCAGCAGAGGCTGTGACCCCATACATGGGCTTGACAGTGCTGAAAGGCCTGGCATTAGCATCAACCCACTGTAGCAGGGCCTGTGGCCTCCACTGACAGATGCTGAGCAGGGCTAGGACGTCACCCTCGGCCATGTGGGAGTCTGGTGGGGCCTGCCCATACAAGCGTGTGTAGATGCTACCGAGGCTGTAGCTCTTCCTTGGGCCATGCTCCGAGGGGCTGGCAGCTTGCTCCAGCGCCTTCAAGGCAGCAATGCTATCCACACAGAAGGCACCATCCAGAATGCTGGCAAGGCCTAGGACAGCCAGCTCTGCCTGGAGCAAGGGGAAGTCGTATCGGTCACCGTTGTGTGCCACAAGGCACCAGGGCTGTGGCTGGCGCCGTAGGAAGGCTTGGAGCAGGTTGGCCAGGTCGGCATCGAAGCGTTGACGCCCATGTGCTGCCAGTACAGCTGTGCTCAGGCCTGTGATCTTACTGGCTTCTGGGCTGCAGGCCTTTCCTGGAGCCACGCACAGAGAGAGCTTGTCTACCACCCGGGGTGGTGGGGGCACTGTGGGACGTTGCccctgaggggtgggggagctcTCCAGGGCACATCTGTGGACAGCCAGCAAGCACAGCTCCGTGACCTTGGGCTGAGAGGAAGGCAGGCCAGTGGCCTCCAGGTCCAAGAAGATGAGGGTCTGCACGGGACCCTGGGCTGGGGCCTGCGAGCCCATGATCGGTGCCTGCCGCTGAGCCTAGGGAGGAGCATGGGGTGGGAAGTGGATGTATGAGTGCTCCAGTGGAAAGAGCTaaggcgggtggggggtggggcagggccggAAGGAGCACATCTCTGGCCTTCTCTGCAAATGCAGGCACTGTGGGTGAGCTCCAGGACCCACTTacaaggcaggaagccagagAGGGTGGGGTGGCTTCCT encodes:
- the TREX1 gene encoding three-prime repair exonuclease 1 isoform X1, which gives rise to MLGRDRPGLLTAGRASLRTAYRRLTLCFTSRHCCQQEPARLHPESLLPDCYLAQRQAPIMGSQAPAQGPVQTLIFLDLEATGLPSSQPKVTELCLLAVHRCALESSPTPQGQRPTVPPPPRVVDKLSLCVAPGKACSPEASKITGLSTAVLAAHGRQRFDADLANLLQAFLRRQPQPWCLVAHNGDRYDFPLLQAELAVLGLASILDGAFCVDSIAALKALEQAASPSEHGPRKSYSLGSIYTRLYGQAPPDSHMAEGDVLALLSICQWRPQALLQWVDANARPFSTVKPMYGVTASAGTNPTPSATTATIPLARARDTSPNIGRGRKPKTLPPMEGPEASPREGLLAPLGLLAFLTLAIATLYGLSLATPGQ
- the TREX1 gene encoding three-prime repair exonuclease 1 isoform X2 is translated as MQEPARLHPESLLPDCYLAQRQAPIMGSQAPAQGPVQTLIFLDLEATGLPSSQPKVTELCLLAVHRCALESSPTPQGQRPTVPPPPRVVDKLSLCVAPGKACSPEASKITGLSTAVLAAHGRQRFDADLANLLQAFLRRQPQPWCLVAHNGDRYDFPLLQAELAVLGLASILDGAFCVDSIAALKALEQAASPSEHGPRKSYSLGSIYTRLYGQAPPDSHMAEGDVLALLSICQWRPQALLQWVDANARPFSTVKPMYGVTASAGTNPTPSATTATIPLARARDTSPNIGRGRKPKTLPPMEGPEASPREGLLAPLGLLAFLTLAIATLYGLSLATPGQ